Proteins from one Longimicrobium sp. genomic window:
- a CDS encoding restriction endonuclease, with protein MSTPAKRVLADLADHYQSLEQRPSEIEPIWEAAEEGETLGLMFRVRTDGWSAYPNERTDLHDGLSTLFAVFLRIRNGISCALWDEVHPITGIDTELYSRYITLGQPDGFSLPADESGAGVIKDALSSLPAFARWFITHTDWLPALSERAEEEATGPTPVDEWASQILGALPKESAKLESQWMHRVNPPWRHFRSVRPSVTVLRVPGLAECTRNALTAKQRWTTLQGPSQTFFLSELSSHAVGHKDVRNLHRVMRACEPTTRPSEVLLVPLENRLVAVGRHHFVTLLCESGRKRFERERARIRETYRETITSLYPAQHFRWSESIDDERFELLIMELVRREPSVLWVRKVGSSKDRDGGRDLLATWTTPPLPGEALSLDETPSRERRVIVQCKAYRRPVDKSRVRDIRDLLEHHDANGYLLAVSSTITSGLFDHLDHLRRRGRFWIDWWTRTEIEEKLQAHPDIIGWFSDVVRVVDAPAPL; from the coding sequence ATGTCGACACCCGCAAAGCGGGTTTTAGCAGACCTGGCAGACCACTACCAGAGCCTCGAACAGCGGCCCTCTGAGATCGAGCCGATCTGGGAGGCCGCGGAGGAGGGTGAGACCCTCGGGCTCATGTTCCGGGTGCGCACGGACGGTTGGAGTGCCTACCCTAACGAACGCACCGATCTGCACGATGGGTTGTCGACGCTGTTCGCCGTATTCCTACGCATCCGGAACGGAATCTCCTGCGCCCTTTGGGATGAGGTGCACCCGATCACCGGGATCGATACCGAGCTGTACTCGCGGTACATAACGCTCGGGCAGCCGGATGGCTTCAGCCTTCCGGCGGATGAATCGGGAGCCGGCGTGATCAAGGATGCGCTCTCCAGCTTACCTGCATTCGCGAGATGGTTCATCACGCACACCGACTGGTTACCCGCGCTGAGTGAGCGTGCCGAGGAGGAGGCGACCGGACCGACGCCCGTGGATGAGTGGGCCAGCCAGATCCTGGGCGCACTACCTAAAGAAAGCGCTAAGTTGGAAAGTCAGTGGATGCACCGGGTGAACCCTCCATGGCGCCATTTTCGGAGTGTACGCCCTTCGGTAACCGTCTTGCGCGTACCCGGGCTCGCCGAGTGCACGCGAAACGCACTCACCGCAAAACAGCGGTGGACGACGCTCCAGGGGCCGAGCCAAACGTTCTTCCTGTCGGAGCTGTCAAGCCATGCAGTCGGGCACAAAGATGTGCGTAACCTCCATCGCGTGATGAGGGCTTGCGAGCCGACTACGCGGCCATCCGAAGTGCTGTTGGTCCCTCTCGAAAACCGACTCGTGGCGGTAGGCCGACACCACTTCGTAACGCTGCTATGCGAGTCGGGGCGCAAGCGCTTTGAGCGCGAACGCGCGCGCATCCGGGAGACGTACAGAGAAACGATCACAAGCCTCTATCCAGCACAGCATTTTCGCTGGAGCGAGTCGATCGATGATGAACGGTTCGAACTGTTGATCATGGAACTCGTAAGGCGGGAACCCTCCGTTCTTTGGGTCAGGAAGGTCGGAAGTAGCAAAGACCGGGATGGGGGTCGCGACCTCCTCGCGACGTGGACGACTCCGCCTCTCCCAGGTGAGGCGCTCTCGTTGGATGAGACGCCCAGCCGTGAACGCCGCGTCATTGTCCAATGCAAGGCTTATCGCCGGCCGGTCGACAAGTCACGGGTGCGGGATATCCGCGACCTATTGGAGCACCACGATGCCAATGGCTACCTGTTGGCGGTTTCTTCAACGATCACGTCTGGGTTGTTTGACCACTTGGACCACCTGCGCAGGCGCGGTAGGTTCTGGATAGACTGGTGGACACGGACGGAGATCGAGGAAAAGCTGCAGGCACATCCTGACATCATCGGCTGGTTCAGCGATGTCGTGCGCGTTGTCGATGCACCGGCGCCACTCTGA
- a CDS encoding CHAT domain-containing protein, with the protein MSVPDSGATEPPRTLAQQLVEVYTTTGVQWGDVDLVFFGRSGTLARLSEYAVVLKRLNRGGQRIFENVCIIWPTQDEEVAAQIRNQFGELLAEMRGGPLSSAEVDVAFEGVRVAFPDTLELDSLIEVMNGATSRSAFVVAHAAWYRAPSITDAILDPAFPGDVWALHLHALLLRATAVGSASECYVLLDTGEEFSVRDEHRDLLFSVERTAVLVGGEPSVEEGIRLDHQRWLTLARSGDLEAALIEVDAREDLPQSTKTLVRLQLLDAAGFRRMVRAELDADPDIATGLVPEAALQLARLAENADADELAAQLVADALERLATRHSLELALQIAERVDDAALVTAVETRIRDYFPHSDALLRRRARSFAVEQRYVEAAALLRGVSSPETAELADFWEFLGQQAGTSGPADAAWIMEQVIERFPSRVDEAHRFCSERLIGEERVDEALRILVQEPSPGSPVTRPQEFAAIDLIQRASLRGYPIRPDVLAFALERVIGLLAAHPTDESVRFKVLRTLSPEFLGLLGTSALAVVMLSISERPVEVRRRRRPLLMGGTSEDEYRGLVHSATNWYHAGVRTAFGTRTFPEDLLEIPPDQALAGVAVLADEVARQFDEFEDHAALVFYLALATAIAPLTSEPDQDLIILRQVAMRLTQSGQMQLARDWAEQMLALTHRQGRRARLAWMSYAEVYHRSGNVQEGMLAICCAMASSPETTWEDVWYERMLMFRLLRDVELLEDARPLLGDARRALQHLGLEERQSIRVDTAELQIDTMEYNHDNTRDEARLLGLIDRGTENLRSVLSTAGELPPATVMLASLLQIARREGLAVPPETFEAFADALTRLGPGLREIAEMVGSTEPQLEQLVAIANRIQPARYTEDIGTDLHQFVRLARRLLASNAAQDPAAAIYAIEALTDHTTALPGPESRTRLIDSAAGPAEAAREIARDGLGVVMIGVGERRLYRVIVEDGALGDTVEETDETFSVDRIGAWSVAYPYGYHEAASQEFYTTTEGIGLSALPVRAVVVASTHLQGFPPNLLQISGELAGRGHRVAAAPSLTWLHAARSNPFVGDRRRLAWIPVGSRVEPFLALTVLTDLLRQTLEEHGVELSEGAEPPEGAAGAELVIVGAHGSVAEENRFFRVLRDDADMTITPASLSTSIAGVGTVILFVCSGGRLDHDPTASAVLGLAKRLLARGCRAVVAAPWPLEVVLPHQWLPTFLREWDKGVPVIDACYAANTAVRISSQEDPKRYLAMTVYGDPLITRTM; encoded by the coding sequence ATGAGCGTACCCGATTCCGGCGCCACCGAACCGCCCCGAACTCTCGCCCAACAACTCGTGGAGGTCTACACCACGACTGGTGTGCAGTGGGGCGATGTGGATCTGGTCTTCTTCGGCAGGTCCGGTACACTGGCCCGGTTGAGTGAATACGCGGTGGTCCTCAAAAGACTTAATCGCGGGGGGCAGCGTATCTTCGAGAATGTCTGCATCATCTGGCCTACCCAAGACGAGGAAGTCGCAGCGCAGATCAGGAATCAGTTCGGCGAACTCCTCGCTGAAATGCGAGGAGGTCCTCTTTCAAGTGCCGAGGTCGACGTGGCATTTGAGGGAGTCCGTGTTGCGTTTCCAGACACACTGGAACTCGATTCACTGATCGAGGTCATGAATGGCGCAACGTCCCGGAGCGCGTTTGTTGTGGCGCATGCGGCGTGGTATCGCGCTCCATCTATAACAGATGCTATTCTTGATCCTGCGTTTCCTGGTGACGTGTGGGCACTCCATCTACACGCGTTGCTTCTGAGGGCGACTGCAGTCGGATCCGCCTCGGAGTGCTACGTGCTCTTGGACACAGGGGAGGAGTTCTCCGTACGCGACGAGCATCGTGATCTCTTGTTTTCGGTGGAGCGGACCGCCGTCCTAGTCGGGGGGGAGCCGTCTGTAGAGGAAGGCATCCGTCTCGATCACCAGCGCTGGCTCACGCTGGCGCGTAGCGGAGACCTGGAGGCGGCGCTGATCGAGGTGGATGCCCGGGAGGACCTTCCACAGAGTACCAAGACGCTGGTTCGACTCCAGCTCCTTGACGCCGCTGGCTTTCGGCGCATGGTCCGCGCTGAGCTCGACGCGGATCCTGATATCGCGACCGGGTTGGTCCCCGAGGCCGCGCTTCAGCTTGCCCGATTGGCCGAGAACGCCGATGCAGATGAGTTGGCGGCGCAGCTCGTGGCAGATGCCCTGGAACGGTTAGCCACCCGGCATTCCCTCGAACTTGCTCTACAGATCGCCGAACGCGTCGATGACGCAGCCCTCGTGACAGCCGTGGAGACGCGGATCCGAGACTACTTCCCCCACTCTGATGCGCTCCTGCGCCGACGGGCCCGTTCTTTTGCGGTTGAGCAACGCTACGTCGAAGCGGCCGCACTGCTTCGGGGTGTTTCATCCCCTGAGACGGCGGAACTTGCAGATTTTTGGGAGTTCCTGGGCCAGCAGGCTGGAACCTCCGGTCCCGCAGACGCGGCCTGGATCATGGAGCAGGTTATCGAGCGATTCCCCAGTAGGGTTGACGAAGCGCACCGGTTCTGCTCTGAAAGGCTGATTGGCGAGGAGCGAGTGGATGAGGCGCTGCGGATTCTCGTTCAGGAACCCTCGCCGGGGTCGCCCGTGACCCGCCCACAGGAGTTCGCTGCGATCGATCTGATTCAGCGCGCGTCACTTCGAGGCTACCCGATACGTCCCGATGTGTTGGCATTCGCATTAGAGCGCGTCATCGGGCTTCTCGCAGCGCACCCCACCGACGAATCTGTTCGGTTTAAGGTGTTGCGGACACTCTCCCCGGAGTTTTTAGGCCTGCTAGGTACCAGCGCTCTGGCCGTGGTGATGCTGTCCATCTCGGAGCGTCCCGTTGAAGTGCGTAGGCGCCGACGTCCTTTGCTGATGGGCGGTACGTCTGAGGATGAGTACCGCGGGCTCGTTCATAGCGCTACAAATTGGTACCACGCTGGGGTGCGCACCGCGTTTGGTACCCGAACATTTCCGGAGGACCTGCTCGAGATCCCTCCTGACCAGGCGCTCGCAGGTGTGGCCGTGCTCGCCGATGAGGTTGCACGACAGTTCGACGAATTTGAAGACCACGCTGCGCTCGTTTTCTATCTGGCACTGGCCACTGCTATCGCCCCGCTGACTTCCGAGCCAGACCAGGACCTGATCATTCTGCGGCAGGTGGCAATGCGTCTTACGCAGTCCGGCCAGATGCAGCTGGCGCGGGACTGGGCGGAGCAGATGCTCGCCCTTACCCACCGCCAAGGGCGGCGTGCTCGGTTGGCGTGGATGTCCTATGCAGAGGTGTACCATCGCAGCGGGAACGTTCAGGAGGGAATGCTCGCGATCTGTTGTGCGATGGCCTCGTCGCCGGAGACCACCTGGGAAGACGTCTGGTACGAGCGCATGCTGATGTTTCGCCTACTTCGCGATGTTGAACTCCTCGAGGACGCTCGCCCGCTCCTCGGGGACGCACGGCGCGCGCTACAGCACCTCGGCCTCGAGGAGCGTCAATCCATCCGGGTCGATACGGCGGAGCTCCAGATCGACACGATGGAATACAACCATGACAACACGCGTGACGAGGCGCGGCTGCTCGGGTTGATCGACCGGGGTACCGAGAACCTGCGTAGCGTGCTCTCCACCGCCGGCGAGCTTCCCCCGGCGACGGTGATGCTCGCATCGCTGCTGCAGATCGCCCGCCGGGAGGGACTTGCCGTCCCGCCGGAAACTTTCGAAGCGTTCGCCGATGCCCTCACCCGCCTGGGGCCCGGGCTCAGGGAAATTGCCGAGATGGTGGGGAGCACCGAACCGCAACTTGAGCAGCTTGTCGCAATCGCCAATCGGATACAGCCGGCACGGTACACCGAAGATATCGGAACCGACCTTCACCAGTTCGTCAGGCTGGCGCGCCGACTGCTGGCGAGCAATGCGGCACAAGATCCAGCGGCCGCCATTTACGCGATCGAGGCGCTCACGGACCATACCACCGCGCTACCCGGGCCGGAATCCCGCACGCGTCTCATCGACTCGGCCGCGGGCCCTGCAGAAGCCGCACGCGAGATTGCCAGGGATGGGCTTGGAGTCGTGATGATAGGAGTGGGCGAGAGGCGGTTGTACCGGGTGATCGTTGAGGACGGTGCGCTCGGGGATACCGTTGAAGAAACGGATGAAACCTTCTCGGTAGATCGCATCGGAGCCTGGTCCGTCGCTTACCCGTACGGGTACCATGAGGCCGCGTCGCAGGAGTTTTACACGACCACAGAGGGGATTGGGCTCAGCGCTCTGCCGGTGCGCGCCGTCGTAGTCGCGAGCACCCACCTGCAAGGCTTCCCGCCGAATCTGTTGCAGATTAGCGGCGAGCTGGCTGGGCGTGGGCACCGCGTCGCTGCAGCCCCATCGCTGACCTGGCTCCACGCCGCTCGGTCGAATCCATTTGTGGGTGACCGGCGCCGGCTCGCGTGGATTCCGGTTGGTAGCCGCGTAGAGCCCTTCCTAGCTCTGACGGTGCTTACCGACCTCCTGCGCCAGACGCTCGAAGAGCATGGGGTCGAGCTCTCAGAAGGTGCTGAGCCACCCGAGGGTGCAGCCGGGGCGGAGCTGGTGATCGTCGGAGCGCACGGGAGCGTCGCCGAGGAGAATCGATTCTTCAGGGTCCTCAGAGACGATGCCGATATGACGATAACGCCTGCGTCACTCTCAACCAGCATCGCTGGAGTAGGGACGGTGATCCTCTTTGTTTGTTCAGGTGGCAGACTCGACCACGATCCGACCGCGAGTGCGGTGCTCGGTCTGGCGAAGCGGCTTCTCGCCCGGGGGTGCCGCGCCGTCGTGGCCGCACCCTGGCCGCTGGAGGTAGTGCTCCCGCACCAGTGGCTGCCTACATTCCTGCGCGAATGGGACAAGGGCGTGCCCGTGATCGACGCATGCTACGCAGCCAATACGGCGGTGCGTATCAGCTCGCAAGAGGATCCCAAGCGGTACCTGGCGATGACGGTGTACGGTGACCCTCTCATCACCAGAACGATGTAG